CGCACGACTTCCGACTTCAGCAAGACCAACTGATGAGCCGCTTTCGGTTCCAATATGACCGCCGCACATTTTCATAACTGAAATTTCTAGCAGGGTCTGTGGCTGTACGGAGTACTTCATTTCACTCTGGTAATGATTGAGCGTCTCGATCATAGCCATCATCTCAGCAGCTGAGAAGTGACCAGCAATTTCTTTGAGCTCACCCATATCAAACACGCGTTCGGTAATCACCGGCGAATTGGGAACCATGCGCACCATGAGCAAGTCGCGGAAGTAGTTGATCAAATTTTCAATACATTTGTCAGCACTTTTGCCTTCTTGCATGAACGTATCGATAAGCTCCAACGCGGCACCCAGATTCTTCTCTTTGATGAAAAGAACGAGTTTCTTGAACTGATCGGAAGCAACTCCGCCAGTGATGGATAGAATATCCGCGAGCTGCACTTCGCCAGTGGCGAATGAGGTCGCCTGATCGAGAAGACTTAGCGCATCCCGCATTCCCCCATCGGACAATCTAGCTATATAGTGGAGAGCTTCCTCATTAATGGATATCTGCTCCTGCTCACAAATATACTTGAGCCGCTGCACTTGATCATCCATGGAAACCCGCCGGAAGTCAAAACGTTGGCACCGGGAAATTATCGTAGCTGGAATTTTGTGCGGTTCCGTGGTCGCCAAGATGAACATGACATGAGCCGGAGGCTCTTCCAATGTCTTCAACAGGGCATTAAACGCTTCGGTCGTGAGCATGTGTACTTCATCTATGATATAGACCTTTTGTCTAACTTCCGTAGGGGCATACTTCACTTTATCCCGGATATCCCGAATTTCTTCCACGCCGCGATTCGAGGCAGCATCGATTTCGACAACATCCATCACTGCGCCTTCGGTGATTCTTTCACAGGCCGAGCAAGCATTGCACGGTTCTTCAGCGGGTCCATGTAAACAGTTCACTGCTTTGGCCAGAATTTTGGCCGTACTGGTTTTCCCTGTTCCCCTAGGGCCATTGAATAAATATGCATGGGTAAGACGATTTTCCCGCAAAGAATTCTGCAGCGTTTGTGTAATATGTTTCTGACCGACAACATCACGAAACGTCTGAGACCTCCACGTTCGATACAGAGCAATATGTGCCATAGTGTTCCTCTCCAATAATCCCTGTATGGAATGACTGAATCCATTATACTATAACCCACCTAGGGATGAAATAGATGATCAAGCATAGGGAATGGATATTGTAAAAGTGGTTCCGAAACCTTTGGAGGATACCCGGATCGTCCCGCCCATATCGTGAATGATTCTTTGGCATACGGAAAGACCCAGTCCTGTTCCCGTGTCCTTCGTCGTGAAGAAGGGATCGAAAATCTTATCGATGACGAACATCGGAATCCCAGAGCCCGTGTCATGAATATCCACACAGACAAATCGTTCCAAGGTATCGACTTTCTCTACGATGGTTAGGGTTCCGCCGTCCGGCATGGCTTCTATCCCATTTTTACAAATATTCAAAAAGACCTGCTTCAACATTTCTTTATCCGCAATGACTTCCGGCAGGTGATAGGATGCTTCGTACTGGAGATGAACATTGTATAGAATAGCCTCATTATTGATGATGGGTAAAATACCTCGGAGCACTTCCGGCACATCGATCCGCTCAAAGGAGACATGTTTAGGCTTGCTGAGCAGCAGAAATTCATTGACCAATTCATTGATTCGGTTAATTTCCTCTAACATAACTTCCGCATAGCTCCGCTCTTTAATCATCCCCTGAACTTCAAATGTGCGCCGCAAGACTTGAAGGAAACCTTTGATCGACGTTAGCGGATTGCGAATCTCATGTGCTGTGCCGGCAGCAATTTGCCCTATCATCGCCAGTCTGTCGCTTCTTTGCACCATCTCTTCCAATGAGCGCATATTCGTAACGTCTTTGAAAATAACATAGGCCCCGACAATGTTGCCTAAGCTATCTTTGAGCACATTGGAATCTAACAGCAGTTCAAATCGTTCTGTATGATTCGTCCAGGATACGGCATGATTGCGCATAACCCCGCCATGCAGGATCGTCCGCTGCACCAATTGGTGCTGACTCGGCACGGAGGAGAAAATATCATCCAGCGATTTATTCAAAATATGCTCGCGTTCCATACCTAGAATCTGTGTTGCACGATCACTAACATCCACGAGTGTAAAATCCATATTAATTAATAGGACACCTAAATTGATATCTCGTAAAAAAGCATCCGAAAAGCGCTGCAATAAATTCAACTGCAATCCCTCTTGCCGATCCCGCATTGCCAGTAAATACATAACCTTCCGACCTAACATAAGTCGAAGAATTGAGAATTGGTAGAAGTGTGCTTCCCCGTCTTTGGCGATGAGAAAGCCATGCGGCCATTCCATTAAATTCGTTTCGTTGCTGAAATAAAATTCGTACAGCTCACGCAAGCTAGCCCGCACTTTCATTAGTTGCGAGAACGGGGTTTGCGTTATTTCTTGGGCTGAATAGCCTGAAAGTTTCAAAATATGATCGGTCGCTAAGTTAATTTTGCCATCCTCATCTACAATGAGCATACCTGCATGGACACTAAGGGTGAAAAGCTTGCGCATTTCTTCCATAGAAACCGTGTAATCTTGAGGATCATGAATGGACATACAGAGCAGCTCCTTCACATTCTCTATTCAATTTGCATTAGGCATCCCAATTATCTGCTGATTCCGATCGTATATGAATTCTCTATTAAGTAAATATTTCCCTTCTGGAGACAAAAGAAAAAACGCCCAAATTGCTGGCGTTTCGTAGTTTCATTCATGAAGTTAATAGGTAAACCGTGCACCTGTTATTGATAAAGTGATACAAGCGAACTCTTATCGTTAGCTCAAATTAGGCAACCCTTCGGCACATGAAACATCCCACTTACGGCTGCTTCCTTCCAGACCTGACCGGGTTCATGGGCATCCATTGCGAAGGACCCGACTCTCAACACCACGTGTAAAAGCCAGACCTCACATCACAGTACCGCTAACAGGAATTCAACCTCGCTACAGCGGATTGCGAGTTACAGGGCACCGCTACCTCCCCATCTAGCACAGTAAAAATAGTATAGCTGATTCACTTCAAAATAGCAACCACAGGCAAAATCTGCTAATTAACGCATCATTTTGACGGTTACTTTGTAGCGCGGCATATTCGTATTTAGAGCCATCTGGGCTTGTGAACGGAGTTCCTCTACCTGATCTGCCGTTAAAGAAGCTTTAGGTGTTATCCTCACCTTCGCTTTGGGTCCGTTAATTGCAATGTTCGATTTCTCTATGCCTTGCAGCTGAGCGAGCACCGCTTTCATTAAATTGGCATCATCCTCATAATGATGATACGTAGGGTTCAGCGGATCATTCGGATTGACACTCGTAATTCCAAGCATCCCATCCTGCTTATATTGCTGCGCTTTGTACTTCGCATCAGCTGTCTGCGGCGGGTTCTTGTTGCCAGAACTTATGCCACAGCCAACTAAGCTCATGATAAGCAGTAACGCTCCGGTAAACCTAAGCATACCCCTAAACATAAAAACACCTCCCATTGGACTCTAAGCCTAAGCTTAGGATGACCAAGGGAGGTTGTCTTATGCTGATTGGCAGCAAAGCAATTGATGCCAATTAGATTCCGTATTTCTTTTTGAACTTGTCGACACGGCCGCCTACATCGATAAACTTTTGTTTACCAGTGTAGAAAGGATGGCAATTGGAGCAAATCTCAACACGCAGATTTGGCTTGATTGATCCCGTTTCGAACACATTACCACAAGCGCAAGTCACTGTGGTTGCATGATAAGTAGGATGAATACCTGCTTTCATGTTGGGTCACCTCTTTCCGCCCTGAATCATTTGCTGAAACAGAGTTAATGGACGTACCTTTACATTTTAGCATAGTCAAAAGCATTTATGCAAGATGAAACGCTCGAAGGCCAACTGCCTTATAAAACCATCGCAGCCGTACTGCGATCGCTGGTATAGAACTTAGGCGTGTGCGAGTAAGAACCCAGAATAACATCTGGAAGTTCCTCTTGAAAGATTTCGATCATTTGCTTCATACCCAGCAATTCGCCCCGTGCCTTAGGGATAATCCCCAGATAGCTTTCGGGGTCAATATTCAGGTTGCGCAATTGAATCAATTTCAATCCGGTTCTTCGTACGAATTCAATCATGGCTTCGATTTCCTCTTCCCGATCCGTAACGCCTGGGAATACGAGATAGTTAATCGAGGTAATAACGCCTTTATCTGTT
Above is a genomic segment from Paenibacillus sp. HWE-109 containing:
- the dnaX gene encoding DNA polymerase III subunit gamma/tau; the protein is MAHIALYRTWRSQTFRDVVGQKHITQTLQNSLRENRLTHAYLFNGPRGTGKTSTAKILAKAVNCLHGPAEEPCNACSACERITEGAVMDVVEIDAASNRGVEEIRDIRDKVKYAPTEVRQKVYIIDEVHMLTTEAFNALLKTLEEPPAHVMFILATTEPHKIPATIISRCQRFDFRRVSMDDQVQRLKYICEQEQISINEEALHYIARLSDGGMRDALSLLDQATSFATGEVQLADILSITGGVASDQFKKLVLFIKEKNLGAALELIDTFMQEGKSADKCIENLINYFRDLLMVRMVPNSPVITERVFDMGELKEIAGHFSAAEMMAMIETLNHYQSEMKYSVQPQTLLEISVMKMCGGHIGTESGSSVGLAEVGSRAPQGDLLAQMTKKLQQLEDQVAGLVKSGVAGASADAQAKSATSAKAPVASAPSKKSGIKLDGYLKAAESAETKTALMKWSQVLGDVKEKKITVHAWFVNGDLVSMLDDVVLVAFKNDMHRNTTEKPENKVIIEQVLAAVLGKPMRLLTIMRKEWDDARNDATSAAPEVMELETQNADGTAVKEEWISEAIQLFGENLVTIKED
- a CDS encoding ATP-binding protein, with the translated sequence MSIHDPQDYTVSMEEMRKLFTLSVHAGMLIVDEDGKINLATDHILKLSGYSAQEITQTPFSQLMKVRASLRELYEFYFSNETNLMEWPHGFLIAKDGEAHFYQFSILRLMLGRKVMYLLAMRDRQEGLQLNLLQRFSDAFLRDINLGVLLINMDFTLVDVSDRATQILGMEREHILNKSLDDIFSSVPSQHQLVQRTILHGGVMRNHAVSWTNHTERFELLLDSNVLKDSLGNIVGAYVIFKDVTNMRSLEEMVQRSDRLAMIGQIAAGTAHEIRNPLTSIKGFLQVLRRTFEVQGMIKERSYAEVMLEEINRINELVNEFLLLSKPKHVSFERIDVPEVLRGILPIINNEAILYNVHLQYEASYHLPEVIADKEMLKQVFLNICKNGIEAMPDGGTLTIVEKVDTLERFVCVDIHDTGSGIPMFVIDKIFDPFFTTKDTGTGLGLSVCQRIIHDMGGTIRVSSKGFGTTFTISIPYA
- the rpmE gene encoding 50S ribosomal protein L31 encodes the protein MKAGIHPTYHATTVTCACGNVFETGSIKPNLRVEICSNCHPFYTGKQKFIDVGGRVDKFKKKYGI